The proteins below are encoded in one region of Telopea speciosissima isolate NSW1024214 ecotype Mountain lineage chromosome 10, Tspe_v1, whole genome shotgun sequence:
- the LOC122641443 gene encoding uncharacterized protein LOC122641443: MGNCLPLPSSSSDLSIKRKALAITTMFNLPSPLPSWPPGKGFASGSINLGGLEVCQVSTFTKVWATLEGGPDNLGATFFEPSSIPAGFFMLGCYSQPNNKPLFGWVLAGKDDGKNALKMPVDYTLVWSSESLKIKQDGNGYIWLPTPPDGYRALGHVLTSSPEKPPLDKIRCVHSDLTDQCEVDTLIWGADKESSSNGLQIDVYGLRPTTIGTQTQAVHTGTFIAQVGDVASSLPVACLRNSGSNLSAMPNLKQIEALVQAYSPWIYFHPDEPYLPSSVSWFFNNGALLYKKGEESKPALIDSNGSNLPQGGSNDGTYWLDLPVDGGAKEKVMKGDLQSSQVYLHVKPMFGATFTDIAIWVFYPFNGAAKAKVGLINISLGKIGEHVGDWEHVTLRISNFTGELSRVYFAEHSKGTWLDASQVEFEGGNKVVTYSSLHGHAFYSKAGLVLQGNTKLGIGIRNDTAKSKTVMDTGVRSAIVSAEYLGTVVEPPWLNYAREWGPKISYNIADELKKVEKFLPGKLKTAFENVILSLPDEVLGEEGPTGPKMKNSWNGDEA; this comes from the exons ATGGGGAATTGTCTTCCtctgccttcttcttcttctgatcttTCCATTAAGAGAAAGGCTTTAGCTATTACAACAATGTTCAATCTACCATCTCCATTGCCATCTTGGCCACCAg GTAAGGGATTTGCTAGTGGAAGCATAAATCTAGGAGGGCTAGAAGTGTGTCAAGTCTCAACCTTCACCAAGGTTTGGGCCACCCTTGAGGGAGGACCGGACAACCTCGGCGCCACCTTTTTTGAACCTTCCTCGATACCGGCCGGCTTctttatgcttggctgctataGCCAACCCAATAACAAGCCTCTTTTTGGGTGGGTTCTTGCCGGAAAAGACGACGGCAAGAATGCCTTAAAGATGCCGGTGGATTATACTCTTGTTTGGAGCAGTGAGTCTCTGAAAATTAAGCAAGATGGAAATGGCTATATTTGGTTACCAACCCCACCTGATGGTTATAGAGCCTTGGGTCATGTTCTCACAAGTTCACCGGAGAAGCCACCCCTCGACAAAATCCGATGTGTCCATTCCGACCTTACCGATCAATGCGAGGTCGACACGTTGATTTGGGGAGCAGATAAGGAGAGCAGCTCAAATGGATTGCAGATTGATGTCTATGGTTTAAGACCCACTACTATAGGGACCCAAACTCAAGCTGTCCATACAGGGACCTTTATAGCTCAAGTTGGAGACGTGGCTTCTTCTTTACCTGTGGCTTGTTTAAGAAATAGTGGTTCTAATTTGTCAGCAATGCCTAATCTGAAACAAATTGAGGCTCTAGTACAAGCATATTCTCCATGGATCTACTTCCATCCTGATGAGCCATATCTCCCTTCTTCAGTGAGCTGGTTCTTCAATAATGGAGCTTTGTTGTACAAGAAAGGTGAAGAATCAAAGCCTGCTTTGATTGATTCAAATGGGTCTAACCTTCCCCAAGGTGGTTCCAATGATGGAACCTATTGGTTGGATCTTCCTGTAGATGGAGGAGCTAAAGAGAAGGTGATGAAAGGAGATTTACAAAGCAGTCAGGTTTACTTGCATGTAAAGCCAATGTTTGGTGCCACATTCACTGATATAGCTATATGGGTTTTCTACCCATTTAATGGAGCTGCAAAGGCTAAGGTAGGACTGATTAATATTTCATTAGGTAAGATAGGGGAACATGTTGGAGATTGGGAACATGTTACACTCAGGATTAGTAATTTCACTGGTGAGCTTTCGAGAGTCTATTTCGCAGAACACAGCAAAGGAACATGGTTGGATGCCTCCCAAGTAGAGTTTGAAGGTGGGAATAAGGTTGTAACTTATTCATCCTTGCATGGCCATGCATTCTATTCGAAAGCCGGACTAGTTCTTCAAGGGAACACTAAACTTGGAATTGGAATAAGGAATGACACCGCCAAGAGCAAAACCGTCATGGATACAGGAGTGAGGTCTGCTATTGTCTCGGCCGAGTATTTGGGTACTGTTGTCGAACCCCCATGGCTGAACTATGCTAGGGAATGGGGTCCCAAGATTAGCTACAACATAGCTGATGAGTTAAAGAAGGTGGAGAAATTTCTACCTGGTAAACTGAAGACTGCATTTGAGAATGTCATTCTGAGTCTCCCAGATGAAGTGCTAGGGGAAGAAGGACCTACTGGCCCTAAGATGAAGAATAGTTGGAATGGAGATGAAGCTTGA
- the LOC122642214 gene encoding cytokinin riboside 5'-monophosphate phosphoribohydrolase LOG8-like → MGSFKTVCVFCGSKSGNKKIFSDAALDLGRELVERKMDLVYGGGSVGLMGLVSQTVFNGGCHVLGIIPTALVPLEISGHAVGEVLVVSDMHERKAEMARRADAFIAIPGGYGTMEELLEMITWSQLGIHNKPVGLLNVDGYYDCLLGLFDKGVEEGFIKSSARDIVISAKNSQELIEKMQEYTPMHEQVAASTCWKVEAR, encoded by the exons ATGGGCAGTTTCAAAACTGTTTGTGTTTTCTGTGGAAGTAAATCagggaacaaaaaaatattcagtGATGCAGCCCTTGATCTTGGAAGAGAACTg GTGGAGAGAAAGATGGATCTGGTTTATGGAGGAGGAAGTGTTGGGCTTATGGGTTTGGTCTCTCAGACTGTTTTCAATGGTGGATGTCATGTTCTTGG AATTATTCCAACAGCTCTTGTTCCACTTGAg ATATCAGGCCATGCAGTGGGAGAAGTATTAGTTGTCTCAGACATGCATGAAAGGAAGGCTGAGATGGCACGCCGCGCCGACGCCTTTATCGCAATTCCGG GAGGATATGGAACAATGGAGGAGTTGCTTGAGATGATAACATGGTCTCAACTTGGAATCCACAACAAACCA GTTGGTCTTCTAAATGTTGATGGATATTATGACTGCTTGCTTGGACTGTTCGACAAAGGAGTTGAGGAAGGGTTCATAAAGTCTTCTGCAAGGGACATTGTGATCTCTGCTAAGAATTCCCAAGAACTGATAGAGAAAATGCAG GAATATACACCAATGCATGAACAAGTTGCAGCTAGTACATGCTGGAAAGTGGAAGCACGTTGA
- the LOC122641445 gene encoding pheophytinase, chloroplastic isoform X2, giving the protein MGLGQTGLPRTHFPSHYLASNSHSDHWRKNIPVLARSHRVYSIDLIGYGYSDKPNPREFGVNPFYTFETWANQINEFCIDVVKDEAFFICNSIGGVVGLQAAVMEPQICKGIVLLNISLRMLHIKKQPWYGRPVIRSFQNFLRNTALGKFFYKTVASPQAVKSILCQCYHDTTQVTDELVQKILLPGLEPGAADVFLEFICYSGGPLPEELLPQVKCPVLVAWGDKDPWEPIELGRAYGNFSSVEDFIVLPDVGHCPQDEAPHLVNSLVESFVARHASAKTRASLETV; this is encoded by the exons ATGGGTTTGGGGCAAACAGGTCTACCTCGTACACATTTTCCTTCCCATTACCTGGCATCTAATTCTCATAG TGACCATTGGAGGAAAAACATTCCAGTTCTTGCAAGATCGCATAGGGTATATTCAATTGATCTTATTGGTTATGGTTATTCTGACAAACCAAATCCACGTGAGTTTGGGGTCAACCCCTTTTACACATTTGAGACATGGGCCAATCAGATAAATGAGTTTTGCATTGATGTGGTTAAAGACGAAGCATTCTTCATATGTAATTCGATTGGAG GAGTTGTTGGCCTTCAGGCAGCAGTTATGGAGCCTCAGATCTGCAAGGGCATTGTCCTTCTAAATATATCCTTACGTATGCTTCATATCAAGAAGCAGCCTTGGTATGGTAGACCTGTTATCAGATCATTTCAGAATTTTCTAAG AAATACTGCTCTGGGAAAATTCTTCTACAAAACTGTTGCCTCTCCACAAGCAGTGAAAAGTATCCTTTGCCAG TGTTACCATGACACCACTCAGGTGACTGACGAGCTAGTTCAGAAGATTCTTTTGCCTGGACTTGAGCCTGGAGCTGCAGATGTTTTTCTTGAATTCATTTGCTACTCAGGGGGTCCTCTACCTGAGGAACTATTACCTCAAGTAAAG TGCCCTGTTCTGGTAGCATGGGGGGATAAGGATCCCTGGGAACCCATTGAACTTGGAAGAGCCTATGGAAATTTCAGCTCAGTAGAAGACTTCATTGTCCTCCCTGATGTTGGACACTGCCctcag gaTGAAGCACCTCATCTTGTAAATTCACTTGTGGAGTCGTTCGTGGCACGCCATGCTTCAGCCAAAACTCGTGCTTCTCTGGAAACTGTTTAA
- the LOC122641444 gene encoding protein ANTAGONIST OF LIKE HETEROCHROMATIN PROTEIN 1 → MMAPPKKSKKTKKKSLTSKKCKSINVVPLEPKAIESDWWESFWHKNSSAEIAGSTVPSDEGEAFKYFFRVSRKTFDYICYLVHQDLVSRPPSGLINIEGRLLSVEKQVGIALRRLASGESQVSVGWAFGVGQSTVSQVTWRFIEAMEERAKHHLKWPSPDRIEEIKSKFESAFGLPNCCGAIDATHIVMTLPAVETSSDWSDRANNYSMFLQGIVDEEMRFLDIVTGWPGGMTFSRLLKCSGFFKLCENQQRLNGQVKMLSNGAEIREFIVGGAAYPLLSWLITPYGSNDLTSSMGDFNEQHKAAMLLAAKAFSQLKGAWRILHKIMWRPDKCKLPSIILVCCLLHNIIIDRGDILQSDVPLFDHHDFGYGEETCQQVDPQGKIMRTNLTKHLQNCKK, encoded by the exons ATGATGGCTCCtccaaagaaatcaaagaaaaccaaaaagaaatcgCTAACTTCGAAGAAATGCAAAAGCATAAATGTAGTTCCTCTAGAGCCCAAAGCCATTGAATCTGACTGGTGGGAGAGTTTCTGGCATAAAAACTCAAGTGCAG AAATTGCAGGTTCAACTGTTCCCAGTGATGAGGGAGAAGCattcaaatatttcttcaggGTATCAAGGAAGACATTCGACTATATCTGTTACCTTGTCCATCAAGATCTTGTGTCAAGGCCTCCATCAGGTCTTATCAACATTGAGGGAAGGCTTCTAAGCGTTGAAAAGCAAGTTGGAATTGCCCTGAGAAGGTTGGCTTCTGGAGAGTCCCAAGTATCAGTAGGGTGGGCCTTTGGGGTTGGGCAATCCACAGTATCTCAGGTAACTTGGAGATTCATAGAGGCCATGGAGGAACGGGCCAAGCACCATCTCAAGTGGCCCAGCCCTGATCGAATAGAGGAAATCAAATCCAAGTTTGAATCAGCTTTTGGATTGCCAAACTGCTGTGGAGCTATCGATGCTACCCACATCGTCATGACCCTACCAGCTGTTGAGACCTCAAGTGACTGGTCCGATCGTGCAAACAACTACAGCATGTTCCTGCAGGGCATTGTAGATGAAGAGATGAGATTCCTTGATATTGTGACTGGTTGGCCTGGGGGCATGACATTCTCGCGGCTCTTAAAGTGTTCTGGGTTCTTCAAACTCTGCGAGAATCAGCAGCGTCTTAATGGACAGGTGAAAATGTTATCCAATGGAGCTGAAATCAGAGAATTCATAGTAGGTGGGGCTGCGTACCCACTTCTTTCCTGGCTCATCACTCCGTATGGGAGTAATGACCTCACAAGTTCCATGGGTGATTTCAATGAACAACATAAGGCGGCAATGTTACTAGCAGCGAAGGCTTTCTCACAGTTGAAGGGTGCTTGGAGAATCCTTCACAAGATTATGTGGAGACCTGACAAGTGCAAATTGCCCAGTATTATCTTGGTATGCTGTTTGCTCCACAATATTATTATTGACCGTGGGGATATACTACAATCAGATGTGCCTTTATTTGATCACCATGACTTCGGTTATGGAGAGGAAACCTGTCAACAAGTTGACCCGCAGGGTAAAATTATGAGAACAAACCTAACAAAACATTTGCAGAATTGCAAAAAGTAG
- the LOC122641445 gene encoding pheophytinase, chloroplastic isoform X1 — protein sequence MASTSSSFTLTNFVLPVFSSRGRKKIASCNPMRKCHLPKIPISVPISSYSRLDSNGYRLASCLNASLVDPAEDKSSPNMDSLTKSPQHEVLSSTWNWRGYSIRYQYSGNSGPALVLVHGFGANSDHWRKNIPVLARSHRVYSIDLIGYGYSDKPNPREFGVNPFYTFETWANQINEFCIDVVKDEAFFICNSIGGVVGLQAAVMEPQICKGIVLLNISLRMLHIKKQPWYGRPVIRSFQNFLRNTALGKFFYKTVASPQAVKSILCQCYHDTTQVTDELVQKILLPGLEPGAADVFLEFICYSGGPLPEELLPQVKCPVLVAWGDKDPWEPIELGRAYGNFSSVEDFIVLPDVGHCPQDEAPHLVNSLVESFVARHASAKTRASLETV from the exons ATGGCAAGCACTAGCTCTTCATTCACCTTGACCAATTTCGTTCTTCCTGTTTTCAGTTCACGAGGAAGAAAAAAGATTGCATCATGCAACCCTATGAGAAAATGCCATCTCCCCAAAATCCCAATTTCTGTCCCCATTTCTTCATATTCTCGATTAGATTCAAATGGGTATCGTTTGGCCTCCTGTTTGAATGCTTCTTTGGTCGACCCAGCTGAAGATAAGAGTTCCCCCAATATGGATTCGCTGACTAAGAGCCCCCAACATGAAGTTCTGAGCAG CACATGGAACTGGCGGGGATATTCTATTCGGTATCAATATTCGGGGAACAGTGGCCCTGCACTAGTTTTAGTTCATGGGTTTGGGGCAAACAG TGACCATTGGAGGAAAAACATTCCAGTTCTTGCAAGATCGCATAGGGTATATTCAATTGATCTTATTGGTTATGGTTATTCTGACAAACCAAATCCACGTGAGTTTGGGGTCAACCCCTTTTACACATTTGAGACATGGGCCAATCAGATAAATGAGTTTTGCATTGATGTGGTTAAAGACGAAGCATTCTTCATATGTAATTCGATTGGAG GAGTTGTTGGCCTTCAGGCAGCAGTTATGGAGCCTCAGATCTGCAAGGGCATTGTCCTTCTAAATATATCCTTACGTATGCTTCATATCAAGAAGCAGCCTTGGTATGGTAGACCTGTTATCAGATCATTTCAGAATTTTCTAAG AAATACTGCTCTGGGAAAATTCTTCTACAAAACTGTTGCCTCTCCACAAGCAGTGAAAAGTATCCTTTGCCAG TGTTACCATGACACCACTCAGGTGACTGACGAGCTAGTTCAGAAGATTCTTTTGCCTGGACTTGAGCCTGGAGCTGCAGATGTTTTTCTTGAATTCATTTGCTACTCAGGGGGTCCTCTACCTGAGGAACTATTACCTCAAGTAAAG TGCCCTGTTCTGGTAGCATGGGGGGATAAGGATCCCTGGGAACCCATTGAACTTGGAAGAGCCTATGGAAATTTCAGCTCAGTAGAAGACTTCATTGTCCTCCCTGATGTTGGACACTGCCctcag gaTGAAGCACCTCATCTTGTAAATTCACTTGTGGAGTCGTTCGTGGCACGCCATGCTTCAGCCAAAACTCGTGCTTCTCTGGAAACTGTTTAA